The window TATTAACTAAATTGTTAAAAGTATGAACGTCATGGACTCGACCTATACCATCATCATTGCTGATGACCACCCTCTCTTTCGCAACGCCCTGTTTCAGTCAGTTCATATGGCGATCAGCGGTGCGAACCTGCTTGAGGCCGATTCTCTCGATGCCTTACTGACTCTGCTGAAAAAAGAAGAGGAACCTGACCTGTTGCTTCTCGACCTTAAAATGCCGGGAGCAAACGGGATGTCAGGCTTAATTCAACTGCGTGCTGAATATCCAGATTTACCGATTGTGGTGATCTCAGCCAGCGAGGATGCCAGCGTTGTAACTCAAGTGAAAAGCCACGGTGCCTTTGGCTTTATTCCTAAATCGAGCGATATGCGTGAATTGGTGAGCGCACTGAATCAAGTGCTGAATGGCGACCCGTTCTTCCCTGAAGGGCTTATCACCAACAATGCAGCCTGTAGCGACCTTGCGGAAAAGCTTTCCACACTGACGCCTCAGCAATACAAGGTTTTAGGGATGCTTTCAGACGGCCTGCTGAACAAGCAAATCGCGTATGAATTGAATGTTTCGGAAGCGACCATCAAGGCACATATGACAGCCATCTTCCGTAAACTGGATGTGAAAAACCGAACTCAGGCAGTTATCTTGCTACAAGAAGTCCACAACTAAGCTTCACTGATATCCTCTTCTAAAGTCGTCTTAGGCAAACATAAACCCAGCTTGACGACTTTATGATCATCTATCTCTGCAACTACCCAAGTAATGTCATGCCACACAAAACTATCGCCCAGTACTGGATGCGCGCCTAACTCTCGTTCAGCCAATTCTTTTAGGGTCATGTCTCGCTCTTCTTCCGAGCCCAATTCAATACCATAGCAGTCACTAACGGCTGCAATTGATAATCCAACCTCAAGGAAGAAATCACCAAAGAATCGAGCGGCCTCTTCAGCTAGAGGAGCCTCACTGAATAGCGCACTTAAGCTCTCTAGGTCTTTATCTTGGCCAAGTACACAGAGAATATCGTTCGCCTCTAACACGGTGCTACCCGATGGGTGAAGCAAAGCATCTTTTCTAAA is drawn from Vibrio sp. SNU_ST1 and contains these coding sequences:
- a CDS encoding response regulator transcription factor gives rise to the protein MDSTYTIIIADDHPLFRNALFQSVHMAISGANLLEADSLDALLTLLKKEEEPDLLLLDLKMPGANGMSGLIQLRAEYPDLPIVVISASEDASVVTQVKSHGAFGFIPKSSDMRELVSALNQVLNGDPFFPEGLITNNAACSDLAEKLSTLTPQQYKVLGMLSDGLLNKQIAYELNVSEATIKAHMTAIFRKLDVKNRTQAVILLQEVHN